In one Pseudomonas sp. Bout1 genomic region, the following are encoded:
- the rodA gene encoding rod shape-determining protein RodA, translated as MRRRATLLQRMHIDGPLLILLLTLAAGSLFVLYSASGKNWDLLIKQASSFGLGLLSMVVIAQLEPRFMARWVPLGYVAGVLLLVVVDVMGHNAMGATRWINIPGVIRFQPSEFMKILMPATIAWYLSKRTLPPQLKHVGISLILIGVPFVLIVRQPDLGTSLLILAGGAFVLFMGGLRWRWILSVLAAAVPVAVAMWFFFMHDYQKQRILTFLDPESDPLGTGWNIIQSKAAIGSGGVFGKGWLLGTQSHLDFLPESHTDFIIAVMGEEFGLVGICALLLIYLLLIGRGLVITAQAQTLFGKLLAGSLTMTFFVYVFVNIGMVSGLLPVVGVPLPFISYGGTSLVTLMSAFGVLMSIHTHRKWIAQV; from the coding sequence ATGCGCCGTCGTGCCACCTTGCTGCAGCGCATGCACATTGATGGCCCGTTGCTGATCCTGCTGCTGACCCTGGCCGCGGGCAGCTTGTTCGTGTTGTATTCGGCCAGTGGCAAGAACTGGGACCTGCTGATCAAGCAAGCGTCCTCGTTTGGTCTGGGCCTGTTGTCGATGGTGGTGATCGCCCAGTTGGAGCCGCGCTTCATGGCGCGCTGGGTGCCGCTGGGCTATGTGGCGGGCGTGTTGCTGCTGGTGGTGGTGGATGTGATGGGCCACAACGCCATGGGCGCCACCCGCTGGATCAACATCCCGGGGGTGATTCGCTTCCAGCCGTCGGAATTCATGAAGATTTTGATGCCGGCGACCATTGCCTGGTACCTGTCAAAACGCACATTGCCGCCCCAGCTCAAGCACGTGGGCATCAGCCTGATATTGATCGGCGTGCCGTTTGTGCTGATCGTGCGCCAGCCCGACCTCGGTACCTCGCTGCTGATCCTCGCGGGTGGCGCGTTCGTGCTGTTCATGGGCGGCCTGCGCTGGCGCTGGATCCTCAGCGTGCTGGCCGCGGCGGTGCCGGTGGCCGTGGCCATGTGGTTCTTCTTTATGCACGACTACCAGAAGCAGCGAATCCTCACGTTCCTCGACCCGGAGAGCGACCCGCTGGGCACCGGCTGGAACATCATCCAGTCCAAGGCTGCCATTGGTTCCGGCGGTGTGTTCGGCAAGGGCTGGCTGCTGGGCACCCAGTCGCACCTGGACTTTTTGCCGGAAAGCCACACCGACTTTATTATCGCGGTGATGGGAGAGGAGTTCGGCCTGGTGGGCATTTGCGCCCTGTTGCTGATTTACTTGCTGCTGATCGGTCGCGGCCTGGTGATTACTGCCCAGGCGCAAACGCTGTTCGGCAAATTGCTTGCCGGCAGCCTTACCATGACGTTTTTTGTTTATGTTTTCGTCAACATCGGTATGGTCAGTGGCCTGTTGCCGGTGGTTGGGGTGCCGTTGCCGTTCATTAGCTACGGCGGAACTTCGCTGGTGACATTGATGTCAGCGTTTGGGGTTTTGATGTCGATCCATACCCATCGCAAGTGGATCGCACAGGTTTGA
- a CDS encoding DNA-3-methyladenine glycosylase produces the protein MPTLAPPTPVNALPDGFFDRDAQLLARELLGKVIRHRVGDLWLSARIIETEAYYLAEKGSHASLGYTEKRKALFLDGGHIYMYYARGGDSLNFSAHGPGNAVLIKSAYPWVDEVSGPASLAQMLLNNPDASGRPRTSQKLCAGQTLLCKALGLKVPMWDAKRFDQELLYVEDVGLAPGQIIQTTRLGIPGGRDEHLMYRFVDAGYAPYCTRNPLRRGQVEGRDYFLI, from the coding sequence ATGCCCACTCTTGCCCCGCCAACCCCTGTAAATGCCCTGCCCGACGGCTTTTTCGACCGCGACGCGCAACTGCTCGCACGGGAATTGCTCGGGAAAGTGATTCGCCATCGCGTGGGCGATTTGTGGCTGTCGGCGCGAATTATCGAAACCGAAGCCTATTACCTCGCCGAAAAAGGCAGCCACGCGTCCCTGGGCTACACAGAAAAGCGTAAGGCTTTGTTTCTGGATGGCGGGCACATCTACATGTACTACGCCCGCGGCGGTGATTCGCTGAACTTCAGCGCCCACGGCCCAGGCAATGCGGTGCTGATCAAATCGGCGTATCCGTGGGTCGACGAAGTGTCCGGCCCGGCCAGCCTGGCCCAGATGCTGTTGAACAACCCGGATGCCAGTGGCCGGCCTCGCACCTCGCAAAAGTTGTGTGCCGGCCAGACCCTGCTGTGCAAGGCCTTGGGCTTGAAGGTGCCGATGTGGGATGCCAAGCGCTTTGATCAGGAGCTTCTGTACGTCGAAGACGTGGGTCTGGCACCCGGGCAGATTATCCAGACCACCCGCCTGGGCATTCCCGGCGGGCGCGATGAACACCTGATGTACCGTTTTGTGGATGCCGGTTACGCCCCGTATTGCACTCGGAACCCGCTGCGCCGGGGCCAGGTCGAAGGTCGCGACTATTTTTTGATTTGA
- a CDS encoding CidA/LrgA family protein, giving the protein MLLRGLTWLVLFQLLGTALNHLFVPVLPGPIIGLLLMLAFLIWRGEVGEPLSQAASSLLRYLPLLLVPPAVGVMVYAKDIAADFWAIVGALVLSLVIAMGFIGVLMQHMVKRKEKGQ; this is encoded by the coding sequence ATGCTGTTACGCGGTCTGACATGGCTGGTGCTGTTTCAATTGCTCGGCACGGCGCTCAATCATTTGTTTGTCCCGGTGTTGCCGGGGCCGATTATTGGCCTGCTGTTGATGCTGGCATTCCTGATATGGCGCGGCGAAGTCGGTGAGCCCCTGAGCCAGGCGGCGAGCAGCCTGCTGCGCTACCTGCCGTTGCTGCTGGTGCCGCCGGCCGTGGGTGTGATGGTGTATGCCAAGGACATCGCCGCCGACTTCTGGGCTATCGTCGGCGCGTTGGTGCTGTCGTTGGTGATCGCCATGGGCTTTATCGGCGTGCTGATGCAGCATATGGTCAAGCGCAAGGAGAAGGGGCAATGA
- a CDS encoding glutamate-5-semialdehyde dehydrogenase, translating to MTESVLDYMTRLGRAARQASRLIARASTAQKNRALLAAADALDASRSELTAANELDLANGRANGLEPALLDRLALTPDRIDDMIEGLRQVAKLPDPIGEIRDMRYLPSGIQVGKMRVPLGVIGIIYESRPNVTIDAASLCLKSGNATILRGGSEAINSNRAIAACIQQGLAVADLPAEVVQVVKTTDRAAVGALITMPEFVDVIVPRGGKSLIERVSRDAKVPVIKHLDGVCHVFIDIAADLDKAIRIADNAKTHRYAPCNTMETLLVHVGIAERVLPPLAAIYRDKGVELRGCERTRAILGSDVIEATEQDWYTEYTAPILSIRIVDDLDQAIDHINQYGSKHTDAIVTEHFSDARRFLNEVDSASVMVNASTRFADGFEYGLGAEIGISTDKLHARGPVGLEGLTSEKYVVFGDGHVRT from the coding sequence ATGACTGAGTCCGTTCTTGACTACATGACCCGCCTGGGTCGCGCTGCCCGTCAGGCCTCGCGGTTGATCGCCCGTGCGAGCACTGCGCAGAAGAACCGCGCCTTGCTGGCGGCTGCCGACGCTCTGGATGCCTCGCGCTCCGAGCTGACGGCTGCCAATGAACTGGATTTGGCCAATGGCCGTGCCAACGGCCTGGAGCCTGCCTTGCTGGACCGCCTGGCGCTGACGCCAGACCGCATTGACGACATGATCGAAGGTTTGCGTCAGGTGGCCAAGCTGCCGGACCCCATCGGTGAAATCCGCGACATGCGCTACCTGCCTTCGGGCATCCAGGTCGGCAAGATGCGCGTGCCCCTGGGCGTGATCGGCATCATCTATGAGTCGCGCCCGAACGTGACCATCGACGCCGCGAGCCTGTGCCTCAAGTCCGGCAACGCCACCATCCTGCGGGGCGGCTCCGAGGCCATCAATTCCAACCGTGCCATCGCCGCGTGCATTCAGCAGGGCCTGGCCGTGGCCGATTTGCCGGCCGAAGTGGTGCAAGTGGTTAAAACCACCGACCGCGCCGCCGTTGGCGCATTGATCACCATGCCCGAGTTCGTCGACGTGATCGTGCCACGCGGTGGCAAGAGCCTGATCGAGCGTGTGAGCCGTGATGCCAAGGTGCCGGTTATCAAGCACCTGGATGGCGTCTGCCACGTGTTCATCGACATCGCCGCCGACCTCGACAAGGCGATCCGCATCGCCGACAACGCCAAGACCCACCGCTACGCCCCGTGCAACACCATGGAAACCCTGTTGGTGCACGTCGGCATTGCCGAGCGCGTGCTGCCGCCGCTGGCTGCCATCTACCGCGACAAGGGCGTTGAACTGCGTGGTTGCGAGCGCACCCGGGCAATCCTCGGCAGCGACGTGATCGAAGCCACCGAGCAGGACTGGTACACCGAGTACACGGCGCCGATCCTGTCGATCCGCATCGTTGACGATCTGGACCAGGCCATCGACCACATCAACCAATACGGCTCCAAGCACACCGACGCCATTGTCACCGAGCATTTCAGCGATGCCCGGCGTTTCCTCAACGAAGTGGATTCCGCTTCGGTGATGGTCAACGCCTCCACGCGCTTTGCCGACGGCTTCGAATATGGCCTGGGGGCGGAGATCGGTATTTCCACCGACAAGCTCCACGCACGCGGCCCGGTTGGCCTGGAAGGGCTGACCAGCGAGAAGTACGTGGTGTTCGGTGACGGTCATGTGCGCACTTGA
- the rsfS gene encoding ribosome silencing factor — protein MTNKDVSKVKRKGTFKSAPLPVEAHTGPELAGEELVKVAVAALEDVKAQDIQVLDVRDKQSITDFMIIATGTSNRQIGAMLDKVREAVKAQGVKPLGEEGKGDSDWVLLDMDDVIVHMMTSNARQFYDLERLWKGAEQSRAADGKHHSPEVGHAHFDKLNKDQE, from the coding sequence ATGACGAACAAAGACGTAAGCAAAGTTAAGCGCAAAGGCACGTTCAAGAGCGCTCCTCTGCCAGTAGAAGCCCACACCGGCCCTGAGCTGGCCGGCGAAGAGCTGGTCAAGGTTGCTGTGGCTGCCCTGGAAGACGTTAAAGCCCAGGACATTCAAGTCCTGGACGTGCGCGACAAGCAGAGCATCACCGACTTCATGATCATCGCCACCGGTACCTCCAACCGCCAGATCGGCGCGATGCTGGACAAGGTTCGCGAAGCGGTCAAAGCCCAAGGCGTCAAGCCACTGGGTGAAGAAGGCAAGGGCGACAGCGACTGGGTGCTGTTGGACATGGACGACGTGATCGTTCACATGATGACCAGCAACGCCCGTCAGTTCTACGACCTGGAGCGTCTGTGGAAAGGCGCCGAACAGAGCCGTGCCGCTGATGGCAAGCACCACAGCCCTGAAGTTGGCCACGCGCACTTCGACAAGCTCAACAAAGACCAGGAATAA
- the nadD gene encoding nicotinate-nucleotide adenylyltransferase: protein MGKRIGLLGGTFDPVHIGHLRSALEVAEALGLDELRLAPNARPPHRDTPQVSAQQRLEMVRLAVAGIAPLVVDDRELKRDKPSYTVDTLELMRAELAADDQLFLLLGWDAFCGLPTWHRWEELLQHCHILVLQRPDADAESPDALRNLLAARSVSDPLALTGPSGNIAFVWQTPLAVSATQIRQLLASGKSVRFLVPDAVLAYIDAHGLYRASN from the coding sequence ATGGGTAAACGCATCGGGCTGCTCGGCGGCACCTTCGACCCCGTGCACATTGGCCATTTGCGCAGTGCACTGGAAGTCGCCGAAGCCCTCGGGCTGGATGAGCTGCGCCTGGCACCGAATGCCCGGCCGCCGCATCGCGACACGCCGCAAGTGTCTGCGCAGCAGCGCCTGGAGATGGTCCGCCTCGCTGTGGCCGGCATTGCACCGCTGGTGGTGGACGACCGCGAACTCAAGCGCGACAAACCGTCCTACACTGTCGACACCCTGGAACTGATGCGGGCCGAGTTGGCCGCGGATGACCAGTTATTTCTACTTTTGGGCTGGGACGCGTTTTGCGGCCTGCCCACTTGGCACCGCTGGGAAGAGTTGCTCCAGCATTGCCACATCCTGGTGCTGCAACGCCCGGATGCCGACGCAGAATCGCCGGATGCCTTGCGCAACCTGCTGGCAGCGCGGTCGGTAAGTGACCCATTGGCCCTGACCGGGCCGAGCGGGAATATTGCATTCGTCTGGCAAACCCCGCTTGCGGTGTCTGCCACCCAGATCCGTCAACTGCTGGCCAGCGGGAAGTCGGTACGTTTCCTGGTGCCTGACGCGGTCCTGGCCTACATCGATGCGCACGGGCTTTACCGTGCGTCGAACTGA
- a CDS encoding bifunctional DedA family/phosphatase PAP2 family protein, producing MGPWLDGITGWLSLNPQWLAVAVFVVACVECLAIAGLIVPGTVLLFAIAALAGSGALPLGETLLLGFLGGVLGDVVSYFLGRHFHQNIRRLPGLRHHPEWISGAETYFHKYGIASLLVGRFIGPLRPMLPMVAGMCDMPFPRFAAVSLLAGAGWAVVYLLPGWATGAALRLPLPEGFWPEAGIVAACLAVLIGVSLNSSLRGHRRATLWIGCIGGALLIALFIGYPHLNDFDQGLMALVQEHRGPAIDRAMVMVTQLGEFKKMFVASAVLTGLLVVMRQWRQAIFVGATLLGAALINTGTKLFFARMRPEVLTDPLTSFSMPSGHASGSFAFFLALAVLAGRGQPTRLRLTWLVLGCIPAATIAISRVYLGAHWPTDILAGTLLAMTVCAFSLTFSQHRSLLPPMPPKVWWLILPVCGAVLGAIAFTGTSHALLRYAY from the coding sequence ATGGGCCCATGGCTCGATGGAATTACCGGCTGGCTGTCCCTGAACCCGCAATGGCTGGCGGTGGCGGTATTTGTCGTGGCGTGCGTGGAGTGCCTGGCAATCGCCGGCCTGATCGTACCGGGCACGGTATTGCTGTTTGCCATCGCTGCATTGGCTGGCAGTGGCGCGTTGCCACTAGGAGAAACCCTGTTGCTGGGCTTCCTCGGCGGCGTGCTGGGCGATGTTGTTTCCTACTTCCTCGGTCGCCATTTCCACCAGAACATCCGGCGTCTTCCCGGCCTGCGGCACCACCCTGAATGGATCAGCGGTGCGGAGACCTACTTCCACAAGTACGGCATCGCCAGCCTGCTGGTAGGACGTTTTATTGGCCCGCTGCGGCCGATGTTGCCGATGGTCGCGGGCATGTGCGACATGCCCTTCCCGCGCTTTGCTGCGGTGAGCCTGCTGGCCGGCGCAGGCTGGGCGGTGGTGTACCTGCTACCAGGCTGGGCCACCGGCGCGGCCTTGCGCCTGCCATTGCCAGAAGGTTTCTGGCCAGAGGCCGGCATCGTCGCCGCGTGCCTCGCCGTATTGATCGGCGTAAGCCTCAACAGCAGCCTGCGCGGCCATCGGCGCGCCACGCTGTGGATTGGCTGCATCGGTGGTGCATTGCTGATCGCACTGTTTATTGGCTATCCGCACCTGAACGACTTTGATCAGGGCTTGATGGCGCTGGTGCAGGAACACCGCGGCCCGGCGATCGACCGGGCCATGGTGATGGTGACCCAGCTCGGCGAGTTCAAGAAGATGTTTGTCGCCAGCGCCGTGTTGACGGGCCTGCTGGTCGTGATGCGCCAATGGCGCCAGGCAATCTTTGTCGGCGCCACCCTGCTGGGCGCCGCGCTGATCAACACCGGGACCAAGCTGTTTTTTGCGCGGATGCGCCCGGAAGTGCTGACCGACCCACTCACCAGTTTCAGCATGCCCAGCGGCCACGCATCCGGCTCGTTTGCGTTCTTTCTGGCATTGGCAGTGCTGGCCGGCCGTGGTCAACCGACCCGCCTGCGCCTGACCTGGCTGGTGCTGGGCTGCATTCCCGCCGCCACCATCGCGATTTCCCGGGTGTACCTGGGCGCGCACTGGCCGACGGATATCCTGGCGGGCACCCTGCTGGCGATGACGGTCTGTGCCTTCAGCCTGACCTTCAGCCAGCATCGCAGCCTGTTGCCGCCGATGCCGCCGAAAGTCTGGTGGTTGATCCTCCCGGTGTGTGGCGCAGTGCTCGGCGCGATTGCGTTTACCGGCACGTCCCATGCGCTGCTCAGGTACGCCTACTGA
- a CDS encoding LrgB family protein, translating into MIFDWDGAWTAVIHHPLFGIGITLGAYQLVLAGFEKTRWIFLQPVLVSMLLVIGVLLGCGLTYAEYRKSTEIMSILLGPATVALAVPLYLNLRRIRQLFWPIFTTLVVGGVLATGLCVLLGWWFGAEHMMLMTMAPKSVTSPIAMLVAEQIGGVAALAAVFVLITGVIGAMIGPAYLSRLGVHSPEARGMALGMTAHAVGTSVALQESEETGAFAALAMSLMGVATAVFLPLAVSLVI; encoded by the coding sequence ATGATCTTCGACTGGGACGGCGCGTGGACGGCAGTCATCCATCATCCGCTGTTCGGCATTGGCATCACCCTTGGCGCCTATCAACTGGTGCTGGCCGGTTTCGAGAAAACCCGCTGGATTTTCCTGCAGCCGGTGCTGGTGTCGATGCTGCTGGTGATCGGCGTGTTACTTGGGTGTGGCCTGACGTACGCCGAGTACCGCAAGAGCACCGAGATCATGAGCATCCTGCTGGGCCCGGCGACGGTAGCCCTGGCGGTGCCGCTTTACCTGAATCTGCGACGGATTCGCCAATTGTTCTGGCCGATTTTTACTACGCTTGTGGTGGGCGGTGTATTGGCCACCGGCCTGTGCGTGCTGTTGGGGTGGTGGTTTGGCGCTGAACACATGATGCTGATGACCATGGCGCCCAAGTCCGTGACCTCGCCGATTGCGATGTTGGTGGCCGAGCAGATCGGCGGCGTGGCGGCATTGGCGGCAGTGTTTGTGCTGATTACCGGGGTGATCGGCGCGATGATCGGGCCGGCGTATTTGTCGCGCCTGGGCGTGCACAGCCCCGAGGCGCGCGGCATGGCGTTGGGCATGACCGCTCACGCCGTGGGCACCTCGGTGGCCTTGCAGGAAAGCGAAGAGACCGGCGCCTTTGCGGCGCTGGCCATGAGTTTGATGGGCGTGGCCACGGCAGTCTTCCTGCCGTTGGCCGTGTCGCTGGTTATTTAA
- the mltB gene encoding lytic murein transglycosylase B: MQVMRGWAARHVSWMGLLGLLGAAVQEAQAGDYDGSPQVAEFVGEMTRDYGFAGEQLMGVFREAQRKQAILDAISRPAERVKQWKEYRPMFLTDARVARGVDFWRQHEAVLARAEQEYGVPAQVIVAIIGIETFYGRNTGSYRVIDALSTLGFDYPPRAEFFRKELREFLLLAREEQVDPLTLKGSYAGAMGLPQFMPSSFRAYAVDFDGDGHINIWSNPDDAIGSVASYFKRHGWVAGEPVVIRADVTGDRADEGLTQGIEPAKTVGELRALGWSSQNAPRDDMPVTAFRLEGENGPEYWMGLKNFYAITRYNRSVMYAMAVHQLSDMLVQARGVK; this comes from the coding sequence ATGCAAGTAATGCGCGGCTGGGCGGCTCGGCACGTGTCCTGGATGGGCCTGTTGGGCCTGCTGGGAGCCGCTGTGCAGGAAGCGCAGGCCGGCGACTATGACGGTTCGCCCCAGGTCGCCGAGTTTGTCGGTGAGATGACCCGCGACTATGGTTTCGCCGGTGAACAGCTGATGGGCGTGTTCCGCGAAGCCCAGCGCAAGCAAGCCATCCTCGACGCCATCTCCCGGCCCGCCGAACGTGTGAAGCAGTGGAAGGAATATCGCCCGATGTTTCTCACCGACGCCCGCGTGGCGCGTGGCGTGGACTTCTGGCGCCAGCACGAAGCCGTGCTGGCCCGCGCCGAGCAGGAATACGGCGTGCCGGCCCAGGTGATCGTGGCCATCATCGGCATCGAGACATTTTACGGCCGTAATACCGGCAGCTACCGGGTGATCGACGCGCTGTCGACCCTGGGCTTCGATTACCCGCCGCGCGCCGAATTCTTCCGCAAGGAACTGCGCGAGTTTTTGCTGTTGGCCCGTGAAGAACAAGTCGACCCGTTGACCCTCAAGGGCTCCTACGCGGGGGCCATGGGCTTGCCGCAGTTCATGCCGAGCAGCTTTCGCGCGTACGCCGTGGATTTCGACGGCGACGGCCATATCAATATCTGGAGCAATCCCGATGACGCCATTGGCAGCGTCGCCAGCTACTTCAAGCGTCATGGCTGGGTAGCCGGCGAGCCGGTGGTGATTCGCGCCGACGTCACCGGCGACCGCGCCGATGAAGGCCTGACCCAGGGTATCGAACCCGCGAAGACGGTCGGGGAGTTGCGGGCGCTGGGCTGGTCGAGTCAGAATGCGCCACGCGATGATATGCCGGTGACGGCGTTCCGCCTCGAGGGCGAGAACGGTCCGGAATATTGGATGGGCCTGAAGAATTTCTACGCAATCACGCGTTATAACCGCAGTGTGATGTACGCCATGGCCGTGCATCAGCTGTCAGACATGCTGGTCCAAGCACGGGGCGTCAAGTAA
- the mrdA gene encoding penicillin-binding protein 2, with protein MTQPIRIKDHEKDARLVRARVVFGAILVVVLLGVLIARLYFLQVIQYDYHSTLSENNRVHVQPIPPTRGLIFDRNGVVVADNRPSFSLSMTRERSGDWQQILDVIVEVLQLTPEDRVIFEKRMKQGRRPFEPVPILFELTEEQIARIAVNQFRLPGVEVVAQLVRHYPQGAHFAHSVGYMGRINEKELKTLDPVNYSGTHHIGKTGIERFYEPELHGQVGYEEVETNARGRVLRVLKRTDPVPGKDIVLSLDIKLQEAAEMALGGRRGAVVALDPNTGEVLAMVSQPSFDPNLFVTGISFKAYAELRDSIDRPLFNRVLRGLYPPGSTIKPAVAIAGLDSGVVTASSRVFDPGYYMLPNYDHKYRNWNRTGDGYVDLDTAIMRSNDTYFYDLAHKLGIDRLSTYMGKFGLGQKVSLDMFEESPGLMPSREWKRATRRQAWFPGETLILGIGQGYMQATPLQLAQATALVANKGVWNRPHLAKTIEGERPVDESPIPDIVLRDPSDWTKVNHGMQQVMHGARGTARKAAVGAQYRIAGKSGTAQVVAIKQGEKYDRSKVQERHRDHALFVGFAPADNPKIAVAVMVENGESGSGVAAPVVRQIMDAWLLAEDGKLKPEYGGPPSSLEATALEE; from the coding sequence ATGACCCAGCCGATCCGCATCAAGGACCACGAGAAAGACGCACGTCTTGTACGCGCGCGGGTGGTGTTCGGCGCGATTTTGGTGGTGGTATTGCTGGGTGTGCTGATCGCCCGCCTGTATTTCCTGCAGGTGATTCAGTACGACTATCACTCCACGCTGTCGGAAAACAACCGGGTGCACGTGCAGCCGATTCCGCCGACTCGTGGGCTGATTTTCGACCGTAATGGTGTGGTGGTCGCGGATAACCGGCCCAGCTTCAGTCTGAGCATGACCCGCGAACGCTCCGGCGACTGGCAGCAAATCCTCGATGTGATCGTGGAGGTGCTGCAGCTGACGCCGGAAGACCGGGTGATCTTCGAAAAACGCATGAAGCAGGGGCGACGGCCATTCGAGCCGGTGCCGATCCTGTTCGAGCTGACCGAAGAGCAGATCGCCCGGATCGCGGTGAACCAGTTCCGGCTGCCGGGTGTGGAAGTGGTGGCGCAGTTGGTGCGTCACTACCCGCAAGGGGCGCACTTCGCGCATTCGGTCGGCTATATGGGCCGGATCAACGAGAAAGAGCTCAAGACCCTCGACCCGGTCAATTACAGCGGCACCCATCACATCGGCAAGACCGGCATCGAGCGCTTCTACGAGCCGGAACTGCATGGCCAGGTGGGTTACGAGGAAGTCGAGACCAACGCCCGTGGCCGCGTGCTGCGGGTGCTCAAGCGCACCGACCCGGTGCCCGGCAAGGACATTGTCCTGAGCCTGGACATCAAGTTGCAGGAAGCGGCGGAGATGGCCCTGGGCGGTCGCCGTGGCGCGGTGGTGGCGCTGGACCCGAACACTGGCGAAGTGCTGGCGATGGTCAGCCAGCCAAGTTTTGACCCCAACCTGTTTGTCACCGGGATCAGCTTCAAGGCTTACGCCGAGCTGCGCGATTCCATCGACAGGCCACTGTTTAACCGGGTTTTGCGCGGCCTGTACCCGCCGGGCTCGACCATCAAGCCAGCCGTGGCGATTGCTGGCCTGGACTCGGGTGTGGTCACGGCGTCGAGCCGCGTGTTCGACCCCGGCTACTACATGTTGCCCAACTACGATCACAAATACCGTAACTGGAACCGCACCGGCGACGGCTATGTGGACCTCGACACGGCGATCATGCGTTCCAACGACACTTACTTCTATGACCTGGCCCACAAGCTGGGGATTGATCGGTTGTCGACCTACATGGGCAAGTTCGGCCTGGGTCAGAAAGTGTCTCTGGACATGTTCGAAGAATCCCCAGGCCTGATGCCGTCCCGCGAATGGAAGCGTGCGACCCGCCGCCAGGCGTGGTTCCCGGGCGAAACCCTGATCCTGGGGATCGGCCAGGGCTATATGCAGGCCACGCCGCTGCAACTGGCCCAGGCCACGGCACTGGTGGCCAACAAAGGTGTGTGGAACCGCCCACACCTGGCCAAGACCATCGAGGGCGAACGCCCGGTGGATGAAAGCCCGATTCCCGACATTGTGCTGCGCGACCCGTCCGACTGGACCAAGGTCAACCATGGCATGCAGCAAGTGATGCACGGCGCCCGGGGCACCGCGCGTAAAGCGGCGGTCGGTGCGCAGTACCGGATTGCCGGCAAGAGCGGTACCGCCCAGGTGGTGGCGATCAAGCAGGGCGAGAAATACGACCGCTCCAAGGTTCAGGAGCGCCACCGTGACCACGCCTTGTTCGTCGGCTTTGCGCCGGCCGACAACCCGAAAATCGCCGTGGCCGTGATGGTCGAGAACGGTGAGTCCGGTTCCGGCGTGGCCGCGCCCGTGGTGCGTCAAATCATGGATGCCTGGCTGTTGGCCGAAGACGGCAAGCTCAAGCCCGAATATGGCGGCCCCCCATCCAGCCTGGAGGCTACGGCCCTTGAAGAGTAA
- a CDS encoding LON peptidase substrate-binding domain-containing protein, translating to MSLALFPLNTVLFPGCTLDLQLFEARYLDMISRCMKKGESFGVVCILDGKEVGLAPDGYALIGCEALIRDFKQQDNGLLGIRVEGGRRFRVRDAGVQKDQLLVAQVQWLDEQPEQPLEEEDADLLALLHALAEHPMVASLDMGTHADGQQALGNQLAYLLPFTEADKIDLLQLDDPQQRLDAIQLLLDELQGELFTQ from the coding sequence ATGAGTCTGGCGCTTTTCCCGCTCAATACCGTGCTGTTTCCCGGGTGCACCCTTGACCTGCAATTGTTCGAGGCGCGCTACCTGGACATGATCAGCCGCTGCATGAAAAAGGGCGAAAGCTTTGGCGTGGTGTGCATCCTCGACGGCAAGGAAGTGGGGCTGGCGCCGGATGGCTATGCGTTGATTGGCTGCGAAGCACTGATTCGCGACTTCAAGCAGCAGGACAATGGCTTGTTGGGCATTCGGGTCGAGGGCGGCCGGCGTTTCCGCGTGCGTGATGCCGGTGTGCAGAAGGACCAACTGCTGGTGGCACAAGTGCAGTGGCTGGACGAACAGCCCGAGCAGCCGCTGGAAGAGGAGGACGCTGACCTGCTGGCGCTGCTCCATGCGCTGGCCGAACACCCGATGGTTGCGTCGCTGGACATGGGCACTCACGCCGATGGCCAGCAAGCGCTGGGCAATCAGTTGGCCTACTTGCTGCCCTTCACCGAGGCCGACAAGATCGACCTGCTGCAACTTGACGACCCGCAGCAACGCCTGGACGCGATCCAGCTATTACTGGATGAGCTGCAGGGCGAACTGTTTACTCAGTAG
- the rlmH gene encoding 23S rRNA (pseudouridine(1915)-N(3))-methyltransferase RlmH: MRLRLIAVGSRMPKWVEEGWHEYAKRLPSELALELVEIPLNTRGKNADVARFIRQEGEAMLAKVGPNERIVTLEVHGKPWSTEQLAVELDRWRLDSRTVNFMVGGPEGLAPEVCARADQRWSLSPLTLPHPLVRILIGEQLYRAWTVLSGHPYHK; encoded by the coding sequence GTGCGCCTGCGTCTGATCGCTGTCGGTTCACGCATGCCCAAGTGGGTGGAAGAAGGCTGGCATGAATATGCCAAGCGCCTGCCATCCGAACTGGCGCTGGAACTGGTGGAAATACCGCTCAATACCCGGGGCAAGAATGCCGACGTGGCCCGCTTTATCCGTCAGGAAGGCGAAGCCATGTTGGCCAAGGTCGGGCCCAACGAGCGGATCGTGACCCTCGAAGTGCACGGCAAGCCCTGGAGCACCGAGCAGTTGGCGGTGGAACTGGACCGCTGGCGCCTGGATTCGCGCACGGTCAACTTCATGGTCGGCGGCCCCGAGGGGCTGGCGCCGGAAGTCTGCGCGCGGGCTGACCAGCGCTGGTCGCTGTCGCCGCTGACGCTGCCGCACCCGCTGGTAAGGATTCTGATCGGTGAACAGCTGTATCGCGCCTGGACAGTCCTGTCCGGGCACCCTTATCACAAATAA